Proteins encoded within one genomic window of Elstera cyanobacteriorum:
- a CDS encoding DoxX family protein codes for MTRLLTRAQAGAAGLLAQPALRLAARLALVSAYLLGGTVKLLDWPGAIAEQAHFGLTPPDLFAALTIAVELLGAVLVLTRRWAWLGAGMLGVFTLLAAIIANNFWAMAGMERFMARNAFFEHLGLIGGLFLAAALTERERQA; via the coding sequence ATGACCCGCCTGCTCACACGCGCGCAGGCCGGGGCGGCGGGGCTGCTCGCCCAACCCGCCCTTCGCTTGGCCGCCCGCTTGGCCCTGGTCAGCGCCTATCTGCTGGGCGGGACCGTGAAACTCTTGGACTGGCCGGGGGCCATTGCCGAACAAGCGCATTTCGGCCTGACCCCGCCCGACCTCTTCGCGGCACTGACGATTGCCGTGGAGCTTCTGGGCGCGGTCTTGGTGCTCACCCGCCGCTGGGCCTGGCTGGGCGCTGGCATGCTGGGGGTCTTCACCCTTCTGGCCGCAATCATCGCCAATAATTTTTGGGCGATGGCGGGGATGGAGCGGTTTATGGCGCGCAACGCCTTCTTCGAACATCTCGGCCTGATCGGCGGGCTGTTCTTGGCGGCAGCCCTCACCGAGCGGGAGCGACAGGCATGA
- a CDS encoding nitrate regulatory protein, which produces MTPRDDTATGLSLDRADAGSGAAARFLRAARLCRIRDLERLLSVSELLKDLGELIHALQKERGASSVYLGSNGAAFADRLATRVQDCCRLEQTVRDRLETMHVPHELLSSGAQFYNRLAIALFALDGLPGLRAQVSGLTLAPLDAVKAFTDIIRDLLAVIFEAADVTPDPLISRALAALFNVIQGKEFAGQERATAGMAFARGHFSDTDRRRLRHLIALQERAFHLFGEFAEIDQAMACRSLLTAPGTETVERMRHLALTEVRGGDLPPETAEIWVTATTQRIDALKGLEDRLTADLRSLCGARLADARADLDKADAGGPEAVVPVAMVVMDSDLTADGGETLPGIYALDGINPRMMRSILDVVQSQSRQIKDVSSQLETARVALAERKTIDRAKGVLMGSRGLTEEGAYKLMRKAAMNQNKRIFDVAEAIMSTADILRGLGPESSGG; this is translated from the coding sequence ATGACGCCCAGGGATGACACGGCGACAGGGCTTAGCCTGGATCGGGCGGACGCTGGTTCGGGGGCGGCGGCGCGGTTTCTGCGGGCAGCGCGGCTTTGCCGGATTCGCGACCTTGAACGGCTGCTCTCGGTCAGCGAACTGCTGAAGGATTTGGGCGAACTGATCCATGCGCTTCAGAAGGAGCGGGGGGCGTCTTCCGTCTATCTGGGGTCCAACGGTGCGGCCTTTGCCGACCGGTTGGCAACCCGAGTGCAGGACTGCTGCCGCCTGGAACAGACCGTGCGTGACCGGCTGGAAACCATGCATGTGCCGCACGAACTGCTGAGTTCCGGCGCGCAATTCTATAACCGGCTGGCGATTGCGCTGTTTGCGCTCGACGGTTTGCCGGGCTTGCGCGCGCAGGTGAGCGGCTTGACCTTAGCGCCGCTCGATGCGGTGAAGGCCTTTACCGATATTATCCGCGACCTGCTGGCCGTTATCTTCGAAGCGGCCGACGTGACGCCGGACCCACTGATTTCGCGGGCGCTGGCGGCCTTATTTAATGTCATCCAGGGTAAGGAATTCGCGGGGCAGGAACGGGCCACGGCGGGAATGGCCTTTGCCCGCGGGCATTTCAGCGATACCGACCGCCGCCGCTTGCGCCACCTGATTGCGTTGCAGGAGCGCGCCTTTCATCTCTTCGGGGAATTTGCCGAAATCGATCAAGCGATGGCGTGCCGAAGCCTGCTCACGGCACCGGGGACGGAAACGGTCGAACGGATGCGCCATCTCGCGCTAACCGAAGTGCGGGGCGGCGACTTGCCGCCCGAGACGGCAGAAATCTGGGTGACGGCGACGACCCAGCGGATCGACGCGCTGAAGGGCTTGGAAGACCGGCTGACCGCCGATCTGCGCAGCCTGTGCGGGGCGCGACTGGCGGACGCACGGGCCGATCTCGATAAAGCCGACGCCGGGGGGCCGGAAGCGGTGGTTCCGGTTGCGATGGTAGTGATGGATTCCGATCTTACGGCGGACGGGGGCGAAACGCTGCCCGGCATTTATGCCCTCGATGGGATCAACCCGCGCATGATGCGCTCTATCCTCGATGTGGTGCAGTCGCAGTCACGGCAGATCAAAGATGTCAGCAGTCAGCTTGAAACGGCGCGGGTGGCGCTGGCCGAGCGTAAGACCATCGACCGCGCGAAAGGCGTGCTGATGGGCAGTCGGGGCCTGACCGAAGAGGGCGCCTATAAGCTGATGCGCAAAGCGGCGATGAACCAGAATAAGCGCATTTTCGACGTTGCCGAAGCGATTATGAGCACGGCGGATATTCTGCGCGGTCTTGGCCCGGAAAGTTCGGGGGGCTGA
- a CDS encoding GntR family transcriptional regulator has product MTGSASRQPGRSTVDRAQLIHRGVVTAILEHRLRPGTKLGEDDLGQIYGASRTIVRAALQSLAADGIVVIEKNRGAFVAQPTPKDAREVFEARKLIEPAMARIAAARGAAFGPDLAAHLAAERDALARGDQSAAIRLSGEFHSLIAAKAEHGVYAAFLRELVARSSLIILLYQGPRAPICGTDHHEAIAAAIEAGKGDEAADLMVHHLDEIEASLELIDPPKPPESLADILKS; this is encoded by the coding sequence ATGACAGGTTCCGCCAGCCGCCAGCCCGGCCGTTCGACCGTGGACCGGGCGCAGTTGATCCACCGGGGCGTCGTCACGGCAATTCTCGAACATCGGCTGCGGCCCGGCACCAAGCTGGGCGAGGATGACCTGGGGCAGATTTACGGTGCCAGCCGCACCATCGTGCGCGCGGCGCTGCAATCGCTGGCGGCGGACGGCATTGTCGTTATCGAAAAAAATCGCGGCGCCTTCGTTGCGCAACCAACGCCGAAAGACGCGCGGGAAGTGTTCGAAGCGCGCAAGCTGATCGAACCCGCGATGGCGCGTATCGCCGCCGCCCGGGGCGCCGCTTTTGGCCCCGATCTCGCGGCGCATCTGGCCGCCGAGCGCGATGCCCTGGCGCGGGGCGATCAATCGGCGGCTATTCGGCTATCGGGGGAATTCCACAGCCTGATCGCCGCGAAGGCCGAACACGGCGTCTATGCCGCTTTTTTGCGGGAGTTGGTGGCGCGGTCATCGCTGATCATTCTGCTCTATCAAGGTCCGCGCGCGCCTATTTGCGGGACCGATCACCACGAGGCTATTGCCGCCGCCATCGAAGCCGGGAAGGGCGATGAAGCCGCCGATCTTATGGTTCATCATCTCGACGAGATTGAGGCGAGCCTTGAGCTGATCGATCCGCCCAAACCGCCGGAAAGTTTAGCGGATATTCTGAAAAGCTGA
- a CDS encoding alpha/beta fold hydrolase, producing MSFITAQDGTQIFYKDWGPKTGQPIVFSHGWPLSADAWDGQMLHFALKGFRVIAHDRRSHGRSDQTATGNDMDTYADDLAAVLSALDVNNAVLVGHSTGGGEVAHYIGRHGTGRVAKAVLVGAVPPRMSKSDAYPNGLPLDIFDGIRAGVAANRSQFYLDLTTPFYGFNRPGKSVNDGLRLDFWRQGMAGGIVGQYACIREFSEVDYTDDLKKINVPTLFIHGSDDQIVPIGHAAELAVTLVPNGTLIVYDGADHGLAQTHADRLNADLLAFIQK from the coding sequence ATGTCGTTCATCACCGCCCAAGACGGCACCCAGATTTTCTATAAGGATTGGGGCCCCAAGACCGGGCAGCCTATCGTCTTCTCCCACGGTTGGCCGCTGAGCGCCGACGCTTGGGATGGGCAGATGCTGCATTTCGCCTTGAAGGGCTTCCGCGTCATCGCCCACGACCGGCGCAGCCACGGGCGGTCGGACCAGACCGCAACCGGCAATGATATGGATACTTATGCCGACGATCTGGCGGCGGTGCTCAGCGCGCTCGACGTGAACAATGCCGTGCTGGTCGGCCATTCGACCGGCGGCGGCGAGGTTGCCCATTATATCGGCCGTCACGGCACGGGCCGGGTGGCAAAAGCGGTGCTGGTCGGGGCTGTGCCGCCGCGCATGTCGAAAAGCGACGCTTATCCGAACGGTCTGCCGCTCGATATTTTCGACGGTATTCGCGCCGGGGTGGCCGCGAACCGTTCCCAATTCTATCTTGATCTTACGACGCCCTTCTATGGCTTCAACCGCCCCGGCAAGAGCGTGAACGACGGGCTGCGGCTGGATTTCTGGCGCCAGGGCATGGCGGGCGGCATTGTTGGGCAATACGCCTGCATCCGTGAGTTTTCGGAAGTCGATTACACCGACGATCTGAAGAAGATCAACGTGCCGACCCTGTTCATCCACGGCAGCGACGATCAAATCGTCCCCATCGGCCATGCTGCCGAACTGGCGGTGACGCTGGTGCCGAACGGTACACTGATCGTTTACGACGGCGCCGATCACGGTCTCGCCCAGACCCATGCCGACCGCCTCAACGCCGATCTTCTGGCCTTCATCCAGAAATAG
- a CDS encoding ABC transporter substrate-binding protein, with product MMDQTQTPTGLSRRTVLKGAAGLAGIAAGSGITGFPYIVKAAEPKVLRYLGTAVNAGDEISKRCFADTGIKIEYITATTDDVTKRVITQPNSFDVLDTEYFSLKKLVPSGNILPLEAKKIKEFNNITPVFTKGELPNGKKIGGQGTAPWKVLYLEGKNSKTFAKSPTDFVTLIPTVYNADTLGIRPDLIKRPITSWSELLNPEFKGKASILNIPSIGIMDAAMVVEAAGLHKYADKGNMTRAEIDLTMKILTEAKKSGQFRAFWKDFNESVNLMASGETVIQSMWSPAVTKVRSMGIPCTFQPLKEGYRSWASGFCVSKGVTGAKLEWAYEFVNWFLSGWAGAYLNRQGYYSAVLSTAKANMAPFEWAYWMEGKAAEKDILAPDGSLLEKAGAVRDGGSYDDRMGNVACWNAVMDENDYMVRKWNEFIAA from the coding sequence ATGATGGACCAGACGCAGACGCCGACCGGCCTTAGCCGCCGTACCGTTCTAAAGGGGGCTGCTGGCCTCGCCGGGATTGCGGCGGGATCGGGCATCACCGGCTTTCCCTATATTGTGAAAGCGGCAGAACCGAAGGTGCTGCGCTACCTCGGTACGGCAGTGAATGCGGGCGACGAGATCTCTAAGCGCTGCTTTGCCGATACGGGCATCAAGATCGAATATATCACGGCGACCACCGACGATGTGACCAAGCGCGTGATCACGCAGCCGAACTCTTTCGACGTGCTGGATACGGAATATTTCAGCCTGAAGAAGCTGGTCCCCTCGGGCAATATTCTGCCACTCGAAGCCAAGAAGATTAAGGAATTCAATAATATCACCCCGGTCTTCACCAAGGGCGAGCTGCCCAACGGCAAGAAGATCGGCGGCCAGGGCACGGCGCCGTGGAAAGTCCTCTACCTCGAAGGCAAAAACTCCAAAACCTTTGCCAAAAGCCCAACCGATTTCGTGACGCTGATCCCGACGGTCTATAACGCCGATACGCTTGGCATCCGCCCCGATCTGATTAAGCGCCCGATCACCTCCTGGTCGGAGCTTCTGAACCCGGAATTCAAGGGTAAGGCCTCGATCCTCAATATCCCCTCCATCGGGATTATGGATGCGGCGATGGTCGTGGAAGCGGCGGGCCTGCATAAATATGCCGACAAGGGCAATATGACCCGCGCCGAAATCGACCTGACCATGAAAATCCTGACCGAAGCCAAGAAGAGCGGCCAGTTCCGCGCCTTCTGGAAGGATTTCAACGAAAGCGTCAACCTGATGGCGTCGGGCGAAACCGTTATTCAATCCATGTGGTCGCCCGCCGTCACGAAAGTGCGCTCGATGGGCATTCCCTGCACCTTCCAGCCGCTGAAGGAAGGTTACCGTTCCTGGGCCTCCGGCTTCTGCGTCTCGAAGGGCGTCACCGGCGCCAAGCTGGAATGGGCCTATGAGTTCGTGAACTGGTTCCTGTCCGGCTGGGCGGGCGCTTACCTCAATCGCCAAGGTTATTACTCGGCGGTGCTGTCGACCGCGAAAGCCAATATGGCCCCCTTCGAGTGGGCCTATTGGATGGAAGGCAAAGCCGCCGAAAAGGACATTCTTGCACCGGATGGGTCGCTGCTGGAAAAGGCGGGCGCGGTGCGTGACGGCGGCTCCTACGATGATCGCATGGGCAATGTAGCCTGCTGGAACGCGGTGATGGACGAGAATGACTATATGGTCCGCAAGTGGAACGAGTTCATCGCGGCCTAA
- a CDS encoding hydrolase: MAITATPTPGKTLLSPKDHTLILIDFQSQMAFATKSIDTTTLRNNAALVSHAAAGFGVSTILTTVAEKSFSGPMFSEITDAFPGQKLFDRTSMNTWEDAAVIEEVNRIGKERLVFAGLWTSVCIVGPVASAIDQGFDVYVITDASGDISTEAHERAVERMIQLGAKPITSLQYLLELQRDWARTETYDMTTGIARKFGGAYGLGITYAKTMFGASEGGH, encoded by the coding sequence ATGGCCATCACTGCGACCCCGACCCCCGGCAAGACCCTGCTGTCGCCGAAGGATCACACGCTCATTTTGATCGATTTCCAATCACAAATGGCCTTCGCCACCAAGTCGATCGACACGACGACGCTGCGCAATAACGCCGCCCTTGTGTCCCATGCCGCTGCCGGGTTCGGCGTTTCGACCATCCTGACCACGGTGGCGGAAAAAAGCTTCTCCGGCCCGATGTTCAGCGAAATCACCGATGCCTTCCCCGGCCAGAAGCTGTTCGACCGCACCTCGATGAACACCTGGGAAGACGCCGCCGTGATCGAGGAAGTGAACCGCATCGGCAAGGAGCGGCTGGTGTTCGCCGGGCTATGGACCTCCGTCTGCATCGTCGGCCCCGTTGCTTCCGCCATCGATCAGGGCTTCGATGTCTATGTCATCACCGATGCCTCGGGCGATATTTCGACGGAAGCCCATGAACGGGCCGTCGAACGCATGATCCAGCTCGGCGCCAAGCCGATCACCTCGCTGCAATATCTGCTGGAACTGCAACGCGACTGGGCGCGGACCGAAACCTACGACATGACCACCGGCATCGCCCGCAAGTTTGGCGGCGCCTATGGCCTTGGCATCACCTACGCCAAGACGATGTTCGGCGCATCCGAAGGCGGTCACTAA
- a CDS encoding amidohydrolase, with protein sequence MSAPDLILTNAKITTLDRENPVAQALLIRDGRFHIIGTEQEVRAAAAPETPVIDAQGRRVIPGLIDSHMHIIRGGLNYNMELRWDGVPTLADAMAMLKRQAAITPPPQWVRVVGGFTEHQFAEKRLPTLDELNAAAPDTPVFILHLYDRALLNAAALRVVGYTKDTPNPPGGEIVRDAAGNPTGLLLAQPNATILYSTLAKGPKLPPEYQLNSTRHFMREMNRLGVTGVIDAGGGFQNYPDDYAIIQKLHDEGELTLRISYNLFTQKPKEELADFAAWGKQVKPGDGDDTYRHNGAGEMLVYSAADFEDFRVARPDMPPTMEGDLEAVVRLLVENRWPWRLHATYDETISRALDVFEKVNKDIPFEGLHWFFDHAETISDRNIDRVAALGGGIAVQHRMAYQGEYFVERYGAKAAERTPPIRKMMAAGVPVGAGTDATRVASYNPWVSLSWLVTSKTVGGLALYPQAHRLDRETALRLWTEANTWFSNEGGKKGQIKAGMLADFAVLSDDYFSVPEDEIIHLSSVLTVLGGKVVHGDGDFAPLAPDLPKAMPDWSPVNLFGGYHQSPQHRAKLATACGCASGCTVHGHDHAAALGADVPAADVQSFWGALGCGCWAV encoded by the coding sequence ATGTCCGCACCCGATCTTATTCTCACGAACGCCAAAATCACGACGCTCGACCGCGAAAACCCCGTCGCCCAGGCGCTGCTGATCCGCGACGGGCGCTTCCACATCATCGGCACGGAGCAAGAGGTGCGGGCCGCCGCCGCGCCGGAAACGCCGGTGATCGACGCACAAGGCCGTCGCGTTATCCCCGGCTTGATCGACAGCCATATGCACATCATCCGGGGCGGGCTGAATTATAATATGGAGTTGCGCTGGGACGGCGTGCCGACCCTGGCCGACGCGATGGCGATGCTGAAGCGGCAGGCCGCAATCACGCCGCCGCCGCAATGGGTGCGTGTCGTCGGCGGCTTTACCGAGCATCAATTCGCCGAAAAACGCCTGCCGACGCTGGACGAACTCAACGCCGCCGCGCCGGATACCCCCGTCTTCATCCTGCACCTCTATGACCGCGCCTTGCTGAACGCCGCCGCCCTGCGTGTCGTCGGCTATACCAAGGACACGCCGAACCCGCCGGGCGGGGAGATCGTCCGCGATGCTGCGGGCAATCCCACCGGCCTGCTGCTGGCGCAACCGAACGCTACCATCCTCTATTCCACCCTGGCGAAAGGCCCGAAGCTGCCGCCGGAGTATCAGCTCAACTCCACCCGGCATTTTATGCGCGAGATGAACCGCTTGGGCGTGACCGGCGTGATCGACGCGGGCGGCGGCTTCCAGAATTACCCGGACGATTACGCCATCATCCAGAAGCTGCATGACGAGGGCGAACTGACCCTGCGCATCAGCTACAATCTGTTCACCCAGAAGCCGAAGGAAGAGCTGGCCGATTTCGCAGCCTGGGGCAAACAGGTGAAGCCGGGCGACGGCGACGATACCTACCGCCACAATGGCGCGGGCGAAATGCTGGTCTATTCCGCCGCCGATTTCGAAGATTTCCGCGTCGCCCGCCCGGATATGCCGCCCACTATGGAAGGCGATCTCGAAGCCGTCGTCCGTTTGCTGGTGGAAAACCGTTGGCCGTGGCGCCTGCACGCGACCTATGACGAAACCATCTCCCGCGCGCTCGATGTCTTCGAAAAGGTCAATAAAGACATCCCCTTCGAGGGGCTGCATTGGTTCTTCGACCATGCGGAAACCATTTCCGACCGCAATATTGATCGGGTGGCGGCCTTGGGCGGCGGCATCGCCGTGCAGCATCGCATGGCTTATCAGGGCGAATATTTCGTCGAGCGCTATGGCGCCAAAGCCGCCGAACGCACCCCACCGATTCGCAAGATGATGGCGGCAGGCGTGCCGGTCGGCGCGGGCACCGATGCGACGCGCGTGGCGAGCTATAACCCCTGGGTCTCGCTGTCCTGGCTCGTCACCTCGAAAACCGTTGGTGGCCTCGCCCTCTACCCGCAGGCCCATCGGCTCGATCGCGAGACGGCGCTGCGGCTGTGGACGGAGGCGAATACCTGGTTCTCCAACGAAGGCGGCAAAAAGGGCCAGATCAAAGCCGGGATGCTGGCCGATTTCGCCGTACTGTCTGACGATTACTTCAGCGTGCCGGAAGATGAGATCATCCATCTTTCCTCCGTCCTGACCGTGCTCGGCGGCAAAGTGGTGCATGGCGATGGCGATTTCGCGCCGCTGGCCCCGGACCTGCCGAAAGCCATGCCCGATTGGTCGCCGGTCAACCTCTTCGGCGGCTATCACCAAAGCCCGCAGCACCGGGCGAAGCTCGCCACCGCCTGCGGCTGCGCCAGCGGCTGCACCGTGCATGGCCATGATCATGCGGCCGCCCTCGGCGCCGATGTTCCCGCCGCCGACGTCCAGAGCTTCTGGGGCGCCCTTGGCTGCGGTTGTTGGGCGGTGTGA
- a CDS encoding DUF1427 family protein, whose protein sequence is MAYLLSLGAGLLVGVIYSLLNVRSPAPPAIALIGLLGILIGEQVVPIAKRALAGENILAVVKSDCAEHVLGKLPGDKTPTPKA, encoded by the coding sequence ATGGCCTATCTTCTCTCCTTGGGTGCGGGGCTGCTGGTCGGCGTGATCTACAGCCTGCTCAATGTCCGCTCCCCGGCGCCGCCTGCCATCGCCTTGATCGGTTTGCTGGGCATCTTGATCGGCGAGCAGGTGGTTCCCATCGCCAAACGCGCGCTGGCGGGCGAGAATATTCTCGCCGTGGTGAAATCCGACTGCGCCGAGCACGTTCTCGGCAAACTGCCCGGCGATAAAACGCCGACGCCTAAGGCCTGA
- a CDS encoding methyl-accepting chemotaxis protein: MNAPLYASPPPAVTVPDLSRWQDAGAKGEAASRPVRFHHQRTAARLLLTARFRALSSLDRLADVSALVTRVSTAIHALQKERGSWTVYLNSQGQQFGPQVDQQIILCNAEEAQLRACLGTLDRLTHSAALFHCAEAAMQDFAGLADLRQRGKALQLTPPESIAAFSGLIAKLLALVSQALDVVADPAMSAALIALFNFMQGKEYAGQERATGGAGFSAGRFDAALHRRFQHLIAAQSRAFRIFSEYATPEQATRLHQCLAGPERAAFDAMRQVAVRQGMSGDLHGITGQAWYEAATQRIDGLKQVEDSLAQDLHTLCAEKRRAALAAFQAPIRTVIPGAGLRLWADYQITRHRLIADARRDRRFSAAVRATVAQFAETPHPTPWMAETLRLFRSGLGDAATLAAQQQQERQAQHARQQAIEDAVHAFSAASQTILTTLADMAKRMHGSAQRMFESAEEACQRALTLASASRQSLAGVQAVSHAADALSGAIRGIATRAAETSQETGATVATVERTAETVTGLQSAAGKIGTVVTLIQSIAGQTNLLALNATIEAARAGDAGKGFAVVAGEVKSLAGQTAGATEDITHQVATIQSETTATAAMIADIRARMSDMATVIAGAATALADQETATDQIATSIQNIAEGAQSVSGTVDAVAHAADESGHTAAEVLAIAKDLETLSATLQTSLQQFIGQVRAG; this comes from the coding sequence ATGAACGCCCCCCTTTATGCCAGCCCCCCGCCCGCCGTCACCGTGCCCGATCTGTCCCGGTGGCAGGATGCGGGCGCAAAAGGGGAGGCGGCGTCCCGGCCCGTTCGTTTCCACCATCAGCGGACCGCCGCCCGCCTGCTGCTGACCGCCCGCTTCCGCGCCCTGAGCAGCCTGGACCGTTTGGCCGATGTCTCCGCCCTTGTCACCCGGGTCAGTACCGCGATCCATGCCTTGCAGAAGGAACGGGGCAGTTGGACCGTGTATTTGAACAGCCAAGGACAGCAGTTCGGCCCGCAGGTTGACCAGCAGATCATCCTCTGCAACGCGGAGGAAGCGCAGTTGCGCGCCTGCCTTGGGACGCTCGACCGGCTGACCCATAGCGCCGCCCTGTTTCACTGTGCCGAGGCGGCGATGCAGGATTTTGCCGGGCTGGCCGATCTGCGGCAACGGGGCAAGGCCTTGCAGCTTACGCCACCGGAATCGATTGCCGCCTTTTCCGGTCTAATCGCCAAACTGCTGGCGCTCGTCTCCCAGGCGCTCGACGTGGTGGCCGATCCCGCCATGTCCGCCGCGTTGATCGCCCTGTTTAATTTTATGCAGGGCAAAGAATATGCGGGGCAAGAGCGCGCAACCGGCGGCGCTGGGTTTTCGGCAGGACGGTTCGACGCGGCGCTGCACCGGCGGTTTCAACATTTGATCGCGGCCCAAAGCCGCGCGTTCCGCATTTTCAGCGAGTATGCGACGCCAGAACAGGCAACCCGGCTACACCAATGCCTGGCGGGGCCCGAGCGGGCGGCCTTCGACGCGATGCGCCAGGTGGCCGTTCGCCAAGGCATGAGCGGGGATCTGCACGGAATTACCGGACAGGCGTGGTACGAGGCCGCGACCCAGCGCATCGATGGGCTGAAACAGGTGGAAGATTCGCTGGCTCAGGATCTTCATACACTGTGCGCCGAGAAGCGCCGCGCGGCGCTGGCAGCCTTTCAAGCGCCGATCCGTACCGTCATCCCCGGCGCGGGGTTGCGCCTTTGGGCCGATTACCAGATCACCCGCCATCGGTTGATCGCCGACGCCCGGCGTGACCGCCGCTTTTCGGCGGCGGTGCGGGCCACCGTCGCCCAGTTTGCCGAGACCCCGCACCCGACGCCCTGGATGGCGGAAACCCTCCGCCTGTTCCGCAGCGGCCTCGGCGACGCCGCGACCCTGGCCGCTCAGCAGCAGCAGGAACGGCAAGCCCAACACGCGCGGCAACAGGCCATCGAAGATGCGGTGCATGCGTTCAGCGCCGCCAGCCAAACCATTCTGACGACCTTAGCCGATATGGCAAAACGGATGCACGGCAGCGCCCAGCGCATGTTCGAGAGCGCCGAAGAGGCCTGCCAGCGCGCCCTAACGCTCGCCAGCGCCTCCCGGCAATCTTTGGCCGGGGTTCAGGCGGTCTCGCACGCCGCCGATGCGCTGTCGGGCGCCATTCGCGGTATCGCGACGCGGGCGGCAGAAACCAGCCAGGAGACGGGGGCGACAGTCGCCACGGTCGAACGGACCGCCGAGACGGTCACCGGACTGCAAAGCGCGGCGGGGAAAATCGGCACCGTCGTAACGCTGATCCAATCGATTGCCGGGCAAACCAATCTGCTGGCACTGAATGCCACCATCGAAGCCGCCCGCGCCGGGGACGCCGGAAAGGGGTTCGCCGTTGTCGCTGGGGAAGTGAAGAGCCTTGCAGGCCAGACCGCCGGGGCGACGGAGGATATCACCCATCAGGTTGCGACCATCCAAAGCGAAACAACGGCCACTGCGGCAATGATCGCTGATATTCGCGCCCGGATGAGTGATATGGCGACCGTTATCGCCGGGGCCGCCACCGCGCTTGCCGATCAGGAGACCGCAACCGACCAAATCGCGACCAGTATCCAAAATATCGCCGAGGGGGCACAGTCCGTCTCGGGCACCGTCGATGCCGTGGCCCATGCCGCCGACGAGAGTGGCCACACCGCAGCCGAAGTTCTGGCGATTGCCAAAGACCTCGAAACCCTCTCCGCGACGCTTCAGACCAGCTTGCAGCAGTTCATCGGCCAAGTCCGGGCGGGGTAG
- a CDS encoding ABC transporter ATP-binding protein codes for MAVPAPLELAAVTKRYGATVAVDAIDLKIPAGTYCCLLGPSGCGKSSTLRMIAGHESVSEGDIVLGAANVTDLPPAQRGTAMMFQSYALFPHLSVLDNVAFPLKMRGIDKAARYAKAQDLLALVAMDRYAARLPAQLSGGQQQRVALARALITEPQILLLDEPLSALDPFLRVRMRAELKRLQRELGITFIHVTHGQEEALALADLMVLMNGGKIEQQGRPRDVFNAPRTEFVARFMGGHNVIRTPGGALGVRTDHLRLTPLDGAERLARVTEVEYQGAWVHVSLTGEDGGDLIALLPEAVFDAAPVTSGDRVGVGWDPAAAQPLA; via the coding sequence ATGGCCGTTCCAGCCCCGCTCGAACTTGCCGCTGTCACCAAACGCTATGGCGCGACCGTGGCGGTGGATGCCATCGACCTGAAAATCCCGGCGGGAACTTATTGCTGCCTGCTGGGGCCTTCGGGCTGCGGTAAATCGTCGACCCTGCGCATGATCGCCGGGCATGAAAGCGTGTCCGAGGGCGATATCGTGCTTGGCGCCGCGAATGTTACCGATCTGCCACCCGCCCAGCGCGGCACGGCGATGATGTTCCAATCCTACGCGCTGTTTCCGCATTTATCGGTGCTGGATAATGTCGCCTTTCCACTAAAGATGCGCGGCATCGATAAAGCCGCCCGCTATGCCAAGGCGCAGGACTTACTGGCGCTGGTGGCGATGGACCGTTACGCCGCGCGCCTGCCCGCGCAACTGTCGGGCGGGCAGCAGCAGCGCGTCGCCCTGGCCCGCGCGCTGATCACCGAACCGCAAATTCTGCTGCTGGACGAGCCGCTGTCGGCGCTCGATCCCTTCCTGCGCGTGCGCATGCGGGCGGAGTTGAAGCGCCTGCAACGGGAACTGGGCATTACCTTCATCCACGTCACCCACGGTCAGGAGGAGGCGCTGGCCCTCGCCGATCTGATGGTGCTGATGAACGGCGGCAAGATCGAACAGCAGGGCCGCCCGCGCGATGTGTTCAACGCGCCGCGCACCGAGTTTGTCGCGCGTTTTATGGGCGGCCATAACGTCATCCGCACTCCTGGCGGCGCCCTAGGCGTTCGCACCGATCATCTGCGCCTAACGCCGCTCGACGGGGCCGAGCGCCTCGCCCGGGTGACGGAGGTCGAATATCAGGGCGCCTGGGTTCACGTCAGCCTGACCGGTGAGGATGGGGGCGATTTGATCGCCCTGCTGCCGGAAGCCGTGTTCGACGCCGCCCCCGTCACCTCGGGCGACAGGGTGGGCGTGGGCTGGGATCCCGCCGCCGCCCAGCCACTTGCCTAA